The Desulfurispira natronophila genome includes a region encoding these proteins:
- a CDS encoding histidine phosphatase family protein, whose translation MYMNIFGAILLAALTATVLMADESDFPVRLADAEVLQKMQAGGLVIYMRHGPTDTTQPDQVPEVDLEDCSTQRPLTSEGVEIARQAGQAMRAANIPIGKILVSPMCRTRESAEAAFDQPYTVDKGLMYTAHMTSNQKGFALETINRLLSAPVEAGTNRMLVGHAPNIMDAMGYFPTPEGAVLIFRPRGSEGYEYIATITPELWSELVP comes from the coding sequence ATGTATATGAACATCTTTGGGGCAATACTGCTCGCTGCTCTGACGGCCACTGTTCTCATGGCAGATGAATCTGACTTTCCGGTGCGACTGGCAGACGCTGAGGTGCTGCAGAAGATGCAGGCTGGAGGCCTGGTTATCTATATGCGCCATGGGCCGACCGATACTACCCAGCCGGATCAGGTGCCCGAGGTGGATCTTGAAGATTGCTCAACGCAGCGCCCATTGACGAGTGAAGGTGTTGAGATTGCTCGCCAAGCGGGCCAGGCCATGCGTGCGGCCAACATTCCTATAGGCAAAATACTGGTGAGCCCCATGTGCCGCACACGGGAGAGTGCCGAAGCGGCCTTTGACCAGCCCTACACGGTGGACAAGGGACTCATGTACACGGCCCACATGACCAGCAACCAAAAGGGATTTGCGCTGGAGACGATCAACCGCCTTCTGTCCGCTCCGGTTGAAGCCGGCACCAATCGCATGCTCGTGGGGCATGCGCCCAATATCATGGATGCCATGGGCTACTTCCCCACTCCGGAGGGTGCTGTACTGATCTTCAGACCACGAGGCAGCGAAGGGTACGAGTACATTGCCACAATCACCCCCGAACTCTGGAGCGAGCTGGTTCCGTAG
- a CDS encoding methyl-accepting chemotaxis protein yields MKNLRMSYKLGGGFGIVLLLTLVIGIIGYGAMHTVETGSSTALEMSQATIEGLEAVEAIQLYIRTENPDYAAQAQESLQRSRDLVQRLVNEEGQGALRSSLQQAQEELASVTRGFKQYQDLVQQRTSRFDALGDAALELRREAESVSDYLLPTIQSMLVQATSTAEVERLTEVLHHEAQLVENIYRVRFNVERFDSRQRDQYLQSAQTILEDDVLGGFDYLLSWAQANDINSQLLAQMEESRALVRDYQGQLQQWVAVMAELEEVYGVFRQNLQGSNEALDQAMAEVERHLNAEVTKAERIIVAGIVMAIIIGVALTLFITRMIVGPLRESLDFAADVARGNLDHTIALDQRDEVGQLASALNEMVYSLREMIGEVRQSADGVASASEQLSSSSTQMSAGMNSQAESVSQIASATLEMSQTVNETTRNLSDIQENTLEALEHSRKGGEVVQQSTREMNSIAQQVEQTSSFAHSLEEKASRVGEVIQVINDIADQTNLLALNAAIEAARAGDAGRGFAVVADEVRKLAERSSESTQEIINIVQSIQEGVGKVTHSMATVNEKARSGNELATQSDQAFREILQSMEELQQLIEQNVAAMEEMSTASDQVTGDIQSISAAAEETATASEEVGHASSDLARLAGDVREHLSFFRIGEEGSQSERLPQLEAAKGR; encoded by the coding sequence GTGAAAAATTTACGCATGAGCTATAAACTGGGGGGCGGATTTGGAATTGTTCTTTTGCTCACCCTGGTTATTGGCATAATCGGGTATGGCGCTATGCACACGGTGGAGACTGGATCGTCCACGGCACTGGAGATGAGCCAAGCCACCATAGAGGGTCTGGAAGCAGTCGAGGCCATTCAGCTCTATATTCGCACCGAAAATCCTGACTATGCTGCTCAGGCCCAGGAGAGCCTGCAGCGCAGCAGGGATCTGGTGCAGCGACTCGTAAACGAAGAAGGCCAGGGGGCACTGCGCTCGTCCCTGCAGCAAGCCCAGGAAGAGCTCGCATCGGTGACCCGTGGATTTAAACAGTACCAGGATTTGGTGCAACAAAGGACCAGCCGCTTTGACGCCCTGGGCGATGCCGCGTTGGAGTTGCGACGTGAAGCAGAGTCAGTGAGTGACTACCTGCTGCCCACCATACAGTCTATGCTAGTGCAGGCTACCAGTACCGCCGAAGTGGAGCGCCTGACCGAGGTGCTCCATCACGAGGCCCAGCTTGTGGAAAACATCTATCGAGTACGCTTTAATGTAGAGCGTTTTGATAGTCGCCAGCGGGATCAGTATCTGCAGTCAGCCCAGACCATACTGGAAGACGACGTATTGGGTGGCTTTGACTACCTGCTGTCCTGGGCCCAAGCCAATGATATTAACAGCCAACTACTGGCCCAAATGGAAGAATCCCGCGCCTTGGTGCGTGACTATCAGGGCCAACTACAACAGTGGGTTGCTGTCATGGCCGAGCTGGAGGAGGTCTACGGCGTATTTCGCCAGAACCTGCAAGGCAGCAACGAGGCTCTGGATCAGGCCATGGCTGAAGTTGAACGCCACCTGAACGCTGAAGTCACCAAGGCCGAGCGCATTATTGTTGCTGGCATAGTGATGGCGATTATTATTGGTGTAGCCTTGACTCTTTTCATCACCCGTATGATTGTAGGCCCATTACGCGAAAGCTTGGATTTTGCGGCAGATGTGGCCAGGGGCAATCTGGACCATACCATTGCTTTGGACCAGCGCGATGAAGTAGGTCAGCTGGCCAGTGCCCTGAATGAAATGGTTTACAGCCTGCGGGAAATGATCGGCGAAGTGCGACAGTCAGCCGATGGGGTGGCTTCCGCCAGCGAACAGCTTAGCAGCTCATCCACCCAGATGAGCGCGGGAATGAACTCACAGGCAGAGAGCGTTTCGCAGATCGCCTCAGCAACGCTGGAAATGTCCCAGACCGTTAACGAGACCACCCGCAACCTCTCCGACATACAGGAAAATACCCTGGAAGCACTGGAGCACTCCCGCAAAGGAGGAGAGGTGGTGCAACAGTCCACCCGTGAAATGAACTCCATCGCCCAGCAGGTAGAGCAGACCAGCTCCTTTGCCCATTCGCTGGAAGAGAAAGCCAGCCGCGTAGGCGAAGTAATTCAGGTAATCAATGACATAGCCGACCAAACCAACCTGCTGGCTCTCAATGCCGCCATCGAGGCAGCTCGAGCAGGCGATGCCGGACGAGGATTTGCCGTAGTGGCAGACGAAGTGCGCAAGCTGGCAGAGCGTAGCAGCGAATCCACACAGGAAATCATCAACATCGTGCAGAGCATTCAGGAAGGAGTGGGCAAAGTCACCCACTCCATGGCTACTGTCAATGAAAAGGCCCGCTCCGGCAACGAATTAGCCACGCAGAGCGATCAAGCGTTCCGTGAGATCCTGCAAAGCATGGAAGAGTTGCAGCAGCTGATAGAGCAGAACGTGGCTGCCATGGAAGAAATGTCCACCGCCTCAGACCAGGTGACCGGCGACATCCAGTCCATTTCGGCCGCTGCAGAGGAGACCGCCACTGCCTCGGAGGAAGTAGGGCATGCCTCTTCAGATCTGGCGCGCCTGGCCGGTGATGTGCGCGAGCACCTGAGCTTCTTCCGTATTGGCGAAGAAGGCTCGCAGAGTGAACGCTTGCCCCAGCTGGAGGCAGCCAAAGGGCGATAG